Proteins encoded by one window of Mycolicibacterium sp. ND9-15:
- a CDS encoding DUF6262 family protein, whose product MRADNSRHIVAAAKNRRELTRAKAIQALKTLDNNGATITFESVATAANVSRSWLYAQPDVRAEIERLRDAGRRAPSTPVPARQRSSDASLLKRLEAAHERNRKLAEENEGLRRQLAEALGQLRAATRNTPRPRRNHSNPVTIGPC is encoded by the coding sequence ATGCGAGCTGACAACAGTCGTCACATCGTCGCCGCCGCGAAGAACCGTCGTGAACTTACCCGGGCCAAAGCGATCCAGGCGTTGAAGACGCTCGACAACAACGGCGCCACCATCACCTTCGAGTCCGTGGCCACCGCCGCGAACGTCTCGCGGTCCTGGCTCTACGCCCAGCCGGACGTCCGCGCGGAGATCGAACGCCTCCGCGACGCCGGCCGCCGCGCGCCTTCGACACCGGTCCCGGCTCGGCAACGCAGCTCCGACGCCTCCCTGCTCAAGCGCCTGGAAGCCGCGCACGAACGCAACCGCAAACTCGCCGAGGAGAACGAGGGTCTGCGCCGTCAGCTCGCCGAAGCGCTCGGCCAGCTGCGGGCCGCCACCAGAAACACCCCGAGACCCCGGAGAAACCATTCCAACCCGGTAACAATCGGCCCCTGCTGA
- a CDS encoding tyrosine-type recombinase/integrase: MTAVEVTETFGAAPGLLGKLMAVVRPEFRADIVVPVRGALVFDASGCRVPGCVRQPRTRGLCKGHYYTWKDQGRPDIEVFAATASPVGLGRKELTVCAVSGCRFGGTRRGLCVRHHGIWERAGQPDKNSWLATAAPEHDPDHPVCALSYCTLWTQGRSQFCVNHRSRWEAVGRPTLADFIVLCESYGDDRFDFRAFGDRRQIKLEMQYALQCRHDERQIKTPSAVARPVIALVAASDVVSLLDWPLERWSEFFDARHKAQHGQNGQLAFLRYAHRCAEDLHVGTGWEAEFPRDVWELRRVGMEGNKRLRFVDIGQPWLRLLAKRFARWRLSVGRSHNQTYIDVQAITRLAGFLTTSAAEVTGLAGITRPLLERYLADLATDPRAQHSRSRDIGSLSAFLDAIRRHEWDPALPTAAVFYPDDFPKPDKRLPRGLAEHIMAQVEQPANLDRWNHPESRLLTLILVRCGLRLGDACAIGFDCVVRDGDGAPYLHYTNRKMKREALVPIDEEVEQAIAVQQQRILRRWTEGSPWLFPAPRMNPDGRKPLTTHSYRGQLRDWLERCEVRDEHGRPVHLTPHQWRHTFATRLINRDVPQEVVRVLLDHSSGDMTAHYARLHDRTVRRHWEDARKVNTKGETITIDPNGPLAEANWAKQRLGRVTQALPNGYCGLPVQKSCPHANSCLTCPMFVTTAEFLPQHHQHRQQVLQIISAAEARGQQRLVEMNQQVLDNLDTIITSLENDDGTKESADAS, from the coding sequence GTGACCGCAGTCGAGGTTACCGAGACCTTTGGGGCAGCACCAGGATTGCTCGGCAAGTTGATGGCGGTGGTGCGGCCGGAGTTCCGCGCCGACATCGTTGTCCCCGTGCGCGGCGCGCTGGTGTTCGACGCGTCCGGCTGCCGGGTGCCCGGCTGTGTTCGCCAGCCCCGCACCCGCGGCCTCTGCAAGGGCCACTACTACACCTGGAAAGACCAGGGCCGCCCCGACATCGAGGTCTTCGCCGCGACTGCGTCGCCGGTCGGGCTCGGCCGCAAGGAACTGACGGTCTGCGCCGTGTCCGGCTGTCGTTTCGGCGGCACCCGGCGCGGCTTATGCGTTCGCCACCACGGGATTTGGGAACGAGCCGGACAGCCGGACAAGAACTCCTGGCTGGCCACCGCTGCCCCGGAGCACGATCCTGATCACCCGGTCTGCGCACTGTCGTATTGCACGCTCTGGACGCAGGGACGGTCGCAGTTCTGCGTCAACCACCGGTCACGTTGGGAGGCCGTGGGCCGACCCACGCTCGCCGATTTCATCGTGCTGTGTGAGTCCTACGGTGACGACCGTTTCGACTTCCGCGCCTTCGGTGACCGCCGCCAGATCAAGCTGGAGATGCAGTATGCGCTGCAATGCCGTCACGACGAACGCCAGATCAAGACCCCGTCCGCGGTTGCGCGGCCGGTGATCGCGCTGGTCGCCGCGAGCGATGTGGTGTCGCTGCTGGACTGGCCGCTCGAACGGTGGAGCGAGTTCTTCGACGCCCGGCACAAGGCCCAACACGGTCAGAACGGGCAGCTGGCGTTCCTGCGCTACGCCCACCGCTGCGCCGAGGACCTGCATGTCGGCACCGGCTGGGAGGCCGAGTTCCCCAGGGACGTCTGGGAATTGCGGCGCGTCGGCATGGAAGGCAACAAGCGGCTGCGATTCGTCGACATCGGCCAGCCCTGGCTACGGCTCCTGGCGAAACGGTTCGCCCGCTGGCGGCTCAGCGTCGGCCGCAGCCACAACCAGACCTACATCGACGTCCAGGCCATCACCCGGCTCGCCGGGTTCCTGACCACCTCGGCAGCCGAGGTCACAGGCTTGGCCGGCATCACCCGGCCGCTACTGGAACGCTATCTCGCCGACCTGGCCACCGATCCCCGTGCACAGCACTCCCGCAGCCGCGACATCGGGTCACTCAGCGCGTTCCTCGACGCGATCCGCCGCCACGAATGGGATCCGGCCCTGCCAACAGCCGCGGTGTTCTACCCCGACGACTTTCCCAAGCCCGACAAGCGGCTACCCCGCGGGCTGGCCGAGCACATCATGGCCCAGGTCGAACAGCCGGCCAACCTCGATCGCTGGAACCATCCCGAAAGCCGCCTGCTCACGCTCATTCTCGTGCGCTGCGGGCTTCGCCTCGGGGACGCCTGCGCGATCGGATTCGACTGTGTCGTCCGTGACGGTGACGGCGCGCCCTACCTGCACTACACCAACCGCAAGATGAAACGCGAAGCCCTGGTCCCGATCGACGAGGAAGTCGAACAGGCCATCGCCGTTCAGCAGCAACGGATCCTGCGACGCTGGACCGAGGGCAGCCCGTGGCTGTTCCCGGCGCCGAGGATGAACCCCGACGGGCGCAAACCACTGACCACGCACTCCTACCGCGGGCAACTGCGAGACTGGTTGGAACGCTGCGAAGTTCGCGACGAGCACGGCAGACCCGTGCATCTCACTCCCCACCAATGGCGTCACACTTTCGCGACCAGGCTCATCAACCGTGACGTCCCGCAGGAAGTGGTGCGGGTCTTGCTCGACCACTCCAGCGGTGATATGACCGCTCACTACGCTCGGCTGCACGATCGCACCGTCCGCCGCCACTGGGAGGACGCCCGCAAAGTCAACACCAAGGGCGAGACCATCACCATAGACCCGAACGGTCCACTGGCCGAAGCGAATTGGGCCAAGCAGCGGCTCGGCCGTGTCACCCAGGCCCTACCCAACGGCTACTGCGGACTGCCGGTGCAAAAGAGCTGCCCGCATGCCAATTCGTGTTTAACGTGCCCGATGTTCGTCACGACCGCGGAGTTCCTGCCACAACACCACCAGCACCGTCAGCAAGTACTGCAGATCATCTCTGCCGCCGAGGCCCGGGGCCAACAGCGCCTGGTCGAGATGAACCAACAGGTCCTCGACAACCTCGACACCATCATCACCTCGCTCGAAAACGACGATGGCACAAAGGAATCTGCCGATGCGAGCTGA
- a CDS encoding cobalamin biosynthesis protein produces the protein MFAPSSRPRAAGIAAGCVADALFGDPRRGHPVALFGSAAAALERRTYADTRAAGALHTAALLGALTLLGIAAERAPRRAAPATAVTTAASVFVALGGTSLARTGNQMARHLDRGDLQAARRLLPALCGRDPAALDEAGLARAALESVAENTSDAHVAPLLWAAVGGVPGVLLYRGANTLDAMIGHRSPYYLRFGWAAARFDDAANYLAARVTAVLVALCAPVVGGSPVAALQAWKRDARRHPSPNAGVAEAAFAGALGVRLGGPTQYAHELQIRPMLGDGPPPQASDLRRAVRLSRAVQVAAASAALGLSVVGRSGRRACPPS, from the coding sequence GTGTTTGCGCCGTCCTCACGCCCGCGCGCGGCGGGGATCGCGGCCGGTTGCGTCGCGGACGCGCTGTTCGGCGACCCCCGGCGCGGCCATCCGGTGGCGCTCTTCGGTAGTGCGGCAGCGGCTTTGGAGCGTCGCACCTACGCCGACACCCGAGCCGCGGGCGCGCTGCACACCGCCGCGCTGCTCGGCGCGCTCACGCTGCTCGGAATCGCGGCGGAGCGGGCGCCGCGGCGGGCCGCTCCCGCGACCGCCGTCACCACGGCCGCGTCGGTGTTCGTCGCGCTGGGCGGGACCTCGCTGGCCCGCACCGGAAACCAGATGGCACGACACCTGGATCGCGGCGACCTCCAAGCGGCCCGGCGGCTGCTGCCCGCGCTGTGCGGCCGCGATCCGGCGGCGCTCGACGAGGCCGGTCTCGCCCGAGCGGCGCTCGAGTCGGTCGCGGAGAACACCTCCGACGCCCACGTGGCGCCGCTGCTGTGGGCCGCCGTCGGCGGCGTTCCCGGCGTCCTGCTGTACCGCGGCGCGAACACCCTCGACGCGATGATCGGCCACCGGTCGCCCTACTATCTGCGGTTCGGTTGGGCGGCAGCGCGTTTCGACGATGCCGCGAACTACCTCGCCGCGCGGGTGACCGCGGTGCTGGTGGCCCTGTGCGCGCCAGTGGTGGGCGGCTCGCCGGTCGCGGCCCTGCAGGCCTGGAAGCGCGACGCGCGGCGCCATCCCAGCCCGAACGCCGGCGTGGCGGAAGCTGCGTTCGCGGGGGCGCTGGGAGTGCGACTCGGCGGCCCCACCCAGTACGCGCATGAACTGCAGATCCGCCCCATGCTCGGCGACGGCCCACCGCCGCAGGCCTCCGATCTGAGGCGGGCCGTGCGGTTGTCGCGGGCGGTTCAGGTGGCCGCGGCGTCGGCCGCGCTCGGGCTCAGCGTCGTCGGCCGTAGCGGTCGGCGAGCTTGTCCTCCGTCGTGA
- a CDS encoding tyrosine-type recombinase/integrase translates to MLVQRVLTPGSSLESWTVLGDGGPVEPIERYLAYMTDIERSPNTIKAYAHDLKDWFVYLDIRGLDWREVRLEDLGEFVSWLRLPPAGRAGGVSMLPSADHHCSAVTVNRKLSAVGGLYTFHARHGVDLGDLVTELQPARRRRSGWKPFLYHLSGGKPERRRTIKLAAARKRPTLITATQMQAILDSCTRLRDRFLWALLWDSGIRIGEALGLRHEDLAVAERELTVTRRINDNRARAKSPQQRTVPISAELVRLYGDYLHAEYGDLDSDYIFVNLWGGAFGHPWTYAAVYDLVLRLRKTLGFDFDPHWCRHAYATRLLRNKTPIEVVSSLLGHSSLATTLDIYGHLSVEDARRTLAEAGILTGREVRW, encoded by the coding sequence ATGCTCGTACAGCGGGTGCTGACGCCCGGCTCGTCGCTTGAATCCTGGACCGTCCTCGGCGACGGCGGGCCGGTGGAGCCGATCGAGCGCTACCTGGCCTACATGACCGATATCGAGCGGTCCCCGAACACGATCAAGGCTTACGCCCACGATCTGAAGGACTGGTTCGTCTACCTCGATATCCGCGGCCTGGACTGGCGTGAGGTGCGGCTGGAGGACCTCGGCGAGTTCGTCTCGTGGTTGCGGCTGCCGCCCGCCGGCCGCGCGGGCGGGGTGTCGATGCTGCCGTCGGCGGACCATCATTGCTCGGCGGTGACGGTCAACCGAAAGCTCTCCGCTGTCGGTGGTCTGTATACCTTCCATGCCCGTCACGGTGTCGATCTGGGAGATCTGGTCACCGAGTTGCAGCCGGCCCGGCGGCGCCGGTCGGGGTGGAAGCCGTTCCTCTACCACCTCAGCGGCGGCAAGCCCGAGCGGCGGCGCACGATCAAGCTCGCTGCTGCCCGCAAGCGGCCGACCTTGATCACGGCCACCCAGATGCAGGCCATTCTGGATTCCTGCACACGGCTGCGGGATCGCTTCTTGTGGGCGCTGTTGTGGGACAGCGGCATTCGGATCGGTGAAGCCCTCGGCTTGCGGCACGAGGATCTGGCGGTGGCCGAACGGGAGCTGACCGTCACCCGCCGGATCAACGACAACCGGGCCCGCGCGAAATCGCCGCAGCAACGCACTGTCCCTATCAGTGCCGAGTTGGTCCGGCTCTACGGGGACTATCTGCATGCCGAATACGGAGACCTGGATTCGGACTACATCTTCGTCAACCTTTGGGGCGGGGCATTCGGGCATCCGTGGACCTACGCCGCGGTCTACGACCTGGTGCTGCGGTTACGCAAGACGCTCGGGTTCGATTTCGATCCGCACTGGTGCCGCCACGCCTACGCCACCCGGCTGTTGCGAAACAAGACCCCAATCGAGGTCGTGAGCAGCCTTTTAGGGCATTCCTCGCTGGCCACGACCCTGGATATTTACGGTCACCTGTCGGTCGAGGACGCACGCCGAACGCTGGCGGAGGCCGGCATCCTGACGGGGCGGGAGGTGCGGTGGTGA
- a CDS encoding IS3 family transposase (programmed frameshift) — protein sequence MSDKRRKYTPEFREQAARLVIETGRPVAHVAAEIGVGEQVLGRWVRFQRQAAAARDTGAVLDADERAELERLRRENAELRLDRAFLKKAAGLLRLRTEPVEAYRVIEAEKAIYTVKRMCELLEVSRSGYYKWRKAREVGPTPTATRRAELDAKVAAFHKASDGVYGAPRILADLRDDGETVSRKTVAASLRRQGLAGISPRTFAPVTTVVDLDAAVPEDLVGRRFDTGELDRVWTSDITYLRTGEGWLYLCAVRDGCSRRVIGWAIDDHMRTDLVESAVAMAVAMRGELAGEVVLHADRGCQYTSAQLARFAREHNLARSVGRTAVCWDNAAAESFWATLKVEFYDRYLWPSKAAAKLAVGDWIERVYNRRRRHSALDMISPVDFEDRLTQMAKAA from the exons ATGTCGGACAAGCGTCGGAAGTACACCCCGGAGTTTCGGGAGCAGGCTGCCCGCCTGGTAATCGAGACCGGCCGACCGGTGGCGCATGTAGCCGCCGAGATCGGCGTCGGTGAACAAGTGCTGGGTCGTTGGGTGCGCTTCCAACGTCAGGCGGCCGCAGCTCGCGATACTGGCGCGGTGTTGGATGCTGATGAACGCGCGGAGCTGGAGCGTCTGCGTCGTGAGAACGCCGAATTACGGTTGGATCGTGCGTTTTTGAAAAAAGCCGCGG GCCTTCTTCGTCTCCGAACAGAACCGGTAGAGGCCTACCGGGTGATCGAGGCGGAGAAGGCCATCTACACGGTCAAGCGGATGTGCGAGCTGCTGGAGGTGTCGCGATCGGGATACTACAAGTGGCGCAAAGCCCGAGAGGTGGGGCCGACTCCGACAGCGACGCGGCGCGCCGAGTTGGACGCCAAGGTCGCCGCCTTTCACAAGGCGTCCGACGGCGTGTACGGGGCGCCGCGGATCCTGGCCGACCTACGCGACGACGGCGAGACGGTGTCGCGCAAGACGGTGGCGGCCTCGCTGCGCCGGCAGGGGTTGGCCGGGATCAGCCCGCGCACGTTTGCGCCGGTGACCACGGTGGTGGACCTGGATGCTGCAGTGCCAGAAGACCTGGTGGGGCGCCGTTTCGATACCGGTGAGCTGGATCGGGTGTGGACGTCCGACATCACCTATCTGCGTACCGGTGAGGGCTGGCTGTACTTGTGTGCGGTGCGTGACGGCTGCAGTCGGCGGGTGATCGGCTGGGCCATCGATGACCACATGCGCACCGACCTCGTCGAGTCTGCCGTGGCGATGGCCGTGGCGATGCGCGGGGAGCTGGCCGGCGAGGTGGTTTTGCACGCCGACCGTGGCTGTCAGTACACCTCGGCTCAGCTGGCGCGGTTCGCCCGCGAGCACAACCTTGCCCGCTCGGTGGGCCGCACCGCGGTGTGTTGGGATAATGCTGCGGCTGAATCATTCTGGGCGACACTGAAAGTCGAGTTCTACGACCGCTACCTCTGGCCGAGCAAGGCAGCAGCTAAGCTCGCCGTAGGCGATTGGATCGAACGCGTCTACAACCGACGCAGACGCCATTCGGCACTCGATATGATTAGCCCGGTCGACTTCGAAGACCGACTCACTCAGATGGCAAAAGCCGCCTGA
- a CDS encoding SURF1 family cytochrome oxidase biogenesis protein, with translation MRRWTFLLRPPWLALFVVVAAFAYLCFTVLAPWQLGKNTKTSRENAQIAHSLTAEPVPVTSLLPNQDSAAPNDQWRRVTASGRYLPEGQVLARLRAVEGEPAFQVLVPFAVDGGPTVLVDRGYVRPIQASGVPEIPPVPDGTVTITARLRDSEGLAQGKEPFRQDGTQQVYSINTEQISAITGIPVAGSYLQLEADQPGGLGAIPLPHLDAGPFLSYGIQWIAFGIIAPIGLGYFIYAELRQRRREKAAEEAAQARPGAALTTEDKLADRYGRRR, from the coding sequence ATGCGCCGGTGGACATTTCTGCTGCGGCCGCCCTGGCTGGCGTTGTTCGTCGTGGTCGCCGCATTCGCCTATCTGTGCTTCACCGTGCTGGCCCCGTGGCAGCTGGGCAAGAACACCAAGACCTCACGGGAGAACGCGCAGATAGCGCACTCGTTGACGGCCGAACCCGTGCCCGTGACGTCGCTCCTGCCGAACCAGGATTCGGCGGCGCCAAACGACCAGTGGCGTCGCGTCACCGCGAGCGGGCGCTATCTGCCGGAGGGTCAGGTGCTCGCGCGACTGCGGGCGGTCGAGGGGGAACCCGCATTCCAGGTGCTGGTGCCGTTCGCCGTCGACGGTGGGCCCACCGTCCTCGTCGACCGCGGATATGTCCGGCCGATACAGGCCTCGGGGGTGCCCGAGATTCCGCCCGTGCCGGACGGCACGGTGACCATCACCGCACGGTTACGCGACTCCGAGGGGCTGGCGCAAGGCAAGGAGCCGTTCCGGCAGGACGGCACCCAGCAGGTGTACTCGATCAACACCGAACAGATCTCGGCCATCACTGGAATCCCGGTGGCCGGTTCGTACCTGCAGTTGGAGGCCGACCAGCCGGGCGGGCTCGGCGCGATTCCGCTGCCTCATCTCGACGCCGGGCCGTTCCTGTCCTACGGCATCCAGTGGATCGCGTTCGGCATCATCGCGCCGATCGGGTTGGGCTATTTCATCTACGCCGAGCTGCGCCAACGCAGACGGGAGAAGGCCGCAGAGGAGGCGGCGCAGGCTCGGCCCGGGGCTGCGCTCACGACGGAGGACAAGCTCGCCGACCGCTACGGCCGACGACGCTGA
- a CDS encoding IS256 family transposase gives MTQDYSALLAQLDALKSADAGAVFAELIRAGLQALIEAEAAEAIGAGRYQRSEQRNTHRNGHRAKTVSTTSGDIEVKIPKLRAGSFFPSLLERRRRIDKALHAVIMEAYVHGVSTRSVDDLVAALGVGSGVSKSEVSRICAGLDKEIEAFRTRRLTHTQFPYVFCDATFCKVRVGAHVVSQALIVATGVSIDGTREVLGTAVGDSESFEFWREFLGSLKARGLTGVHLVISDAHAGLKAAVAQQFAGSSWQRCRVHFMRNLHGAVAAKHAPAVTAAVKTIFAHTDPAEVAAQWDQVADTLSASFPKISTMMDEAKTDVLAFTAFPRAHWQKIWSNNPIERLNKEIKRRADVVEIFPNPAAFLRLATAVVIEAHDEWQVTRRYLSDISMVELRKVIAAKQAAAEPAAKALAEQRQIA, from the coding sequence ATGACCCAGGACTATTCTGCCTTGCTCGCCCAGCTCGATGCGCTCAAGTCCGCTGATGCGGGCGCGGTGTTCGCCGAGTTGATCCGTGCTGGACTGCAGGCGTTGATCGAGGCCGAGGCCGCTGAGGCGATCGGGGCCGGGCGCTATCAACGCAGCGAGCAACGCAACACGCACCGCAATGGGCATCGGGCCAAGACGGTGTCGACGACGTCCGGGGACATCGAGGTCAAGATCCCCAAGCTGCGGGCCGGCTCGTTCTTCCCGTCGCTGCTTGAGCGGCGCCGCCGCATCGACAAAGCGCTGCACGCGGTGATCATGGAGGCCTACGTCCACGGTGTCTCCACCCGCAGCGTCGATGACTTGGTTGCTGCCCTCGGCGTCGGCTCGGGGGTCTCCAAGTCCGAGGTGTCGCGTATCTGCGCCGGTCTCGATAAGGAGATCGAGGCGTTTCGGACCCGCAGGCTGACTCACACCCAGTTCCCCTACGTGTTTTGCGATGCCACGTTTTGCAAGGTCCGCGTCGGGGCCCATGTGGTGTCCCAAGCGCTGATCGTGGCCACCGGGGTGTCCATCGACGGCACCCGCGAAGTGCTCGGCACGGCCGTGGGTGACAGCGAATCCTTCGAGTTCTGGCGCGAGTTTTTGGGCTCGCTCAAAGCGCGCGGCCTGACCGGGGTGCATCTGGTGATCTCCGATGCCCATGCGGGCCTCAAAGCCGCCGTGGCCCAGCAGTTCGCCGGATCGTCGTGGCAGCGCTGCCGGGTGCATTTCATGCGCAACCTGCACGGCGCGGTCGCGGCCAAACATGCCCCGGCGGTCACGGCGGCGGTCAAGACGATCTTTGCCCACACCGATCCCGCCGAGGTCGCCGCTCAATGGGATCAGGTAGCCGACACGCTCTCGGCGAGCTTTCCGAAAATCTCGACAATGATGGATGAGGCCAAAACCGATGTGTTGGCGTTCACCGCGTTCCCGCGGGCGCACTGGCAAAAGATCTGGTCGAACAACCCCATCGAACGGCTCAATAAAGAGATCAAACGCCGCGCCGACGTGGTAGAAATCTTCCCCAACCCTGCGGCGTTCCTACGACTGGCGACCGCGGTGGTCATAGAAGCCCACGACGAATGGCAAGTCACTCGCCGCTACCTCTCCGACATCTCGATGGTCGAGCTGCGCAAAGTCATCGCCGCCAAACAGGCCGCCGCTGAACCCGCCGCCAAAGCCCTCGCCGAACAGCGCCAAATCGCCTAG
- a CDS encoding helix-turn-helix domain-containing protein: MKRQVDYAWRLAEIMAAHGMHNSTDLIPRLAERGIELSRPQVYRIVYQRPERMSLHLLSALCDIFSCGVEDLLTVTAADVRRKKAASSTTSARQNVVELNKSVRPRRARVIRDDD; encoded by the coding sequence ATGAAACGACAAGTCGATTACGCTTGGCGGCTGGCAGAGATCATGGCCGCTCACGGGATGCACAACAGCACCGACCTGATCCCCCGGCTCGCCGAACGCGGTATCGAGCTGTCCCGGCCTCAGGTGTATCGCATCGTTTACCAACGGCCCGAACGGATGTCACTGCACCTATTGTCCGCTTTGTGCGACATCTTTAGTTGCGGAGTCGAGGACCTGCTCACCGTCACCGCGGCCGACGTCCGCCGAAAGAAGGCCGCCTCATCAACCACGTCTGCGCGTCAAAATGTTGTCGAGCTGAACAAGTCGGTGCGCCCTCGACGGGCCCGGGTGATCCGCGATGACGATTGA
- a CDS encoding tyrosine-type recombinase/integrase: MPVDKSGRFYVVESVPLLHPEAQTVREMLEGWRNQQLCRNLAHETIGQRIRLVERFLAYTNEFPWTWTPAMVEEFFSDLRSISRRKQSTIRGYQNALRLFCSYVSHPDYGWDRVCEQRFGSHPAQVFFEWNTAAHVQDNESSPTKRAFTRSELQDFFDHADDQVTLIAASARKGWLPAYRDAIMFKLAYSYGLRFNELRHLQTVDFARNPHAREFGRHGVVHVRYGKAKRGSPHKRRSVLTVFDWTPEVITDWLTHGQRCMDDGIDLFPSERGALVGEDTVLRRFRRYCHDLELSAGLDLHSLRRSYATHLIEDGWDPMFVQPIYSPWKGVRDVHHASKKGVNPCGGGGYLLPSITQILRRFDARTAGADARLVA; the protein is encoded by the coding sequence TTGCCCGTCGACAAGAGTGGCCGTTTCTACGTTGTCGAGTCGGTTCCGCTGCTCCATCCTGAGGCACAGACGGTTCGGGAGATGCTCGAGGGTTGGCGCAACCAGCAGCTATGCCGCAACCTCGCACACGAGACGATCGGGCAGCGGATCCGGCTCGTCGAGCGGTTCCTGGCGTATACGAATGAGTTTCCGTGGACGTGGACACCGGCGATGGTTGAGGAGTTTTTCAGCGACCTGCGCTCGATATCGCGCCGCAAGCAGTCAACGATCCGCGGATACCAGAACGCCTTGCGGCTGTTCTGCTCCTACGTGAGTCATCCCGACTATGGCTGGGACCGGGTGTGCGAACAACGATTCGGAAGCCATCCTGCGCAGGTCTTCTTCGAGTGGAACACCGCAGCGCATGTCCAAGACAACGAGTCATCTCCGACCAAGCGGGCCTTCACTAGAAGCGAGCTGCAGGACTTCTTCGATCACGCCGACGACCAAGTCACCCTGATCGCCGCCTCGGCACGCAAGGGATGGTTGCCCGCCTACCGCGACGCGATAATGTTCAAACTTGCCTACTCGTACGGGTTGCGGTTCAACGAACTTCGACATCTGCAAACCGTTGACTTCGCCCGTAATCCACACGCCCGCGAGTTCGGACGCCACGGCGTGGTTCATGTCCGCTACGGCAAGGCGAAGCGAGGGTCCCCGCACAAGCGCCGCAGTGTGTTAACCGTGTTCGATTGGACGCCAGAGGTAATCACCGATTGGTTGACGCACGGACAGCGTTGCATGGACGACGGCATCGACCTGTTTCCTAGCGAGCGCGGAGCGCTGGTAGGCGAAGACACCGTCCTGCGCCGGTTCCGCCGCTACTGCCACGACCTTGAGCTGTCGGCCGGGCTGGATCTGCACTCGCTGCGCCGCTCGTATGCGACTCATCTCATCGAGGACGGTTGGGACCCGATGTTCGTGCAGCCTATCTACAGCCCCTGGAAGGGTGTCCGCGACGTGCACCACGCATCGAAGAAGGGGGTGAATCCGTGTGGTGGAGGTGGTTATCTTCTGCCGTCCATCACGCAGATTCTTCGGAGGTTCGATGCTCGTACAGCGGGTGCTGACGCCCGGCTCGTCGCTTGA
- a CDS encoding oxygenase MpaB family protein — MRRPRRVVDLLNPAAVLAPAANVIMQLASPGVGYGVLESPVDSGNVYKHPFKRARTTGTYLAVATMGTEADRQLIREEVDRVHALVRSTPSSPVSYKAFDPHLQLWVAACLYRYYVDQHEFLYGPLDEDAADAIYVDAKKLGTTLQVREDMWPPNRDAFDEYWKRSLDELRIDEPVREHLHGVAAMAFLPAPLRLLAGRFNLFATTGFLPPEFREHMRLPWSTDQQRRFEMLLTALRLADHVIPRDAWLLGYRLYLWDMRARARLGRRVV, encoded by the coding sequence CTGCGTCGGCCGAGGCGCGTCGTCGATCTGCTCAATCCCGCGGCGGTGCTGGCACCGGCTGCGAACGTGATCATGCAGTTGGCGTCGCCGGGGGTGGGGTACGGCGTGCTGGAGAGCCCGGTCGACAGCGGCAACGTCTACAAGCATCCGTTCAAGCGAGCCCGCACCACCGGTACGTATCTGGCGGTGGCGACGATGGGCACTGAGGCCGATCGTCAGCTGATCCGCGAGGAAGTCGACCGCGTGCACGCGCTGGTCCGGTCGACCCCGTCAAGCCCGGTGTCGTACAAGGCGTTTGACCCGCACCTGCAGCTCTGGGTGGCCGCCTGCCTGTACCGCTACTACGTCGACCAGCATGAGTTCCTGTACGGCCCGCTCGACGAGGATGCGGCCGATGCGATCTACGTCGACGCCAAGAAGCTGGGCACCACGCTGCAGGTGCGTGAGGACATGTGGCCGCCGAACCGCGACGCGTTCGACGAATACTGGAAACGCTCGCTGGACGAACTGCGCATCGACGAGCCGGTACGCGAGCATCTGCACGGTGTGGCCGCGATGGCCTTCCTGCCCGCTCCGCTGCGACTGCTCGCCGGCCGCTTCAACCTGTTCGCGACAACGGGGTTCCTGCCGCCGGAATTCCGTGAACACATGCGGTTGCCGTGGTCGACAGATCAGCAGCGCAGGTTCGAGATGTTGCTGACCGCGCTGCGCCTCGCCGACCATGTGATCCCGCGGGACGCCTGGCTTCTCGGCTATCGGCTGTATCTGTGGGACATGCGGGCCCGAGCGCGCCTCGGCAGGCGCGTCGTGTGA